A single region of the Nitrososphaerales archaeon genome encodes:
- a CDS encoding glycine--tRNA ligase encodes MTAFNIPFVPNEFKSLDSMHAVGMNYDDVIKLALERGFYFPSCEIYPDAQAGFWEYGPLGVGFKNRFVDLWRRELVRRDGMLEIDGSQIMSKSVFIASGHLNSFNDPIVKCTRCGSIYRADRFVTEKIGENVPERMSDSDMDSLIAEHGLKCSKCNGNLGKVSRFNMMFKVFIGPNAEEAYLRPETCQTIFVDFPRIFKVMRGKLPLGIAQVGKSFRNEIAPRQSLLRLREFYQAEIEVFCNPRRLDDLDKFNEVKNTVLMIYDGKSAQEFTCEETVSKGVIPNRLIAYYLALLSDFYSKTGIDMKRTRFRKLGDDEKAFYATTAFDFEVETTTGWLELVACNYRSDYDLGGHAKVSKQNMEVLDVDGKVLPHVFELSMGIDRSLYCILEHSLVEDKPNDRSLLKLKPYLAPIDVGIFPLVTKDGLAERARSIFSSIKKNFDAIYDESGSIGRRYRRLDESGVPFGVTVDRQTLEDDTITVRERDSMQQIRIKSTELADYLVKARTIC; translated from the coding sequence TTGACGGCGTTTAACATTCCATTTGTGCCAAATGAATTTAAGAGCCTAGACAGCATGCATGCGGTAGGTATGAATTACGACGATGTCATCAAACTCGCACTAGAAAGGGGTTTTTACTTTCCCAGTTGTGAAATATATCCAGATGCGCAGGCAGGTTTCTGGGAATACGGTCCCTTGGGCGTTGGTTTCAAGAACAGGTTCGTAGACCTGTGGAGGAGAGAACTCGTAAGAAGGGACGGGATGCTAGAGATCGATGGTTCACAGATAATGAGCAAAAGTGTATTCATCGCTTCTGGTCATCTGAACAGCTTCAACGATCCAATTGTGAAATGTACAAGATGCGGCTCTATATATAGAGCCGATAGATTTGTTACCGAAAAGATAGGCGAGAATGTTCCCGAAAGGATGAGCGATTCTGACATGGACTCATTGATAGCCGAACATGGATTGAAGTGCAGCAAATGTAACGGTAATCTGGGGAAAGTTAGCAGGTTTAATATGATGTTCAAGGTATTCATAGGTCCAAATGCTGAAGAAGCATACCTTAGACCTGAAACATGTCAGACCATCTTCGTTGACTTTCCTAGGATATTCAAGGTGATGCGTGGCAAGTTGCCACTGGGGATAGCACAGGTAGGAAAAAGTTTCAGAAATGAAATTGCACCTAGGCAGAGTTTATTGCGTTTAAGAGAATTCTATCAGGCTGAGATCGAAGTCTTCTGCAATCCCCGAAGGCTTGACGATCTGGATAAGTTTAACGAGGTTAAGAATACAGTCTTAATGATATATGACGGAAAATCAGCACAGGAATTTACATGTGAGGAGACTGTCAGTAAGGGTGTGATACCGAACAGGCTTATAGCTTACTACCTCGCATTGCTTAGCGATTTTTATTCCAAAACTGGCATCGATATGAAAAGAACAAGATTTAGAAAGCTTGGAGATGACGAAAAGGCTTTCTATGCCACTACAGCATTTGACTTTGAAGTTGAAACAACCACCGGCTGGCTTGAGCTTGTTGCATGTAATTACAGATCTGATTATGATCTAGGAGGACATGCAAAGGTGAGCAAGCAGAACATGGAGGTGCTTGATGTTGATGGCAAGGTTTTGCCGCACGTGTTTGAACTTTCCATGGGTATAGATAGGAGCCTTTACTGCATACTTGAACACTCCCTTGTGGAAGATAAGCCTAACGATAGATCACTTTTAAAACTCAAACCGTATCTAGCTCCAATAGATGTTGGAATATTCCCCTTGGTTACAAAGGATGGACTGGCTGAAAGGGCGCGAAGTATATTTTCAAGTATAAAAAAGAACTTCGATGCTATATACGATGAATCTGGTTCAATAGGAAGAAGATATAGAAGGCTGGATGAGAGTGGCGTGCCGTTTGGTGTTACAGTTGATAGACAGACACTGGAGGATGATACCATTACAGTGCGAGAGAGGGACAGCATGCAGCAGATACGTATAAAATCAACAGAGCTTGCAGATTACCTTGTAAAGGCACGTACGATCTGTTAA
- a CDS encoding uracil-DNA glycosylase: MDEFDKLNARIVNCKKCPRLANYVRKVAKEKVKRFNDWEYWGRPLTGFGDPDAGLLVIGLAPAAHGGNRTGRMFTGDCSGDWLVKALYEYGYANQPVSVKKDDGLQLRNAYITAIIRCAPPANKPTKQEIENCSLYLSEELKLLKNVRVVLTLGTLAFKTYISMFNIKGLKFVHGALYDLNDVKLVASYHPSRQNTQTGKLKWHEWVSVFTKIRQIL; this comes from the coding sequence ATGGATGAGTTTGATAAACTGAACGCAAGAATAGTTAATTGCAAAAAATGTCCTAGACTTGCTAATTATGTTAGAAAGGTTGCGAAGGAGAAGGTAAAAAGGTTCAATGACTGGGAATACTGGGGCCGACCGCTTACAGGTTTTGGCGATCCAGACGCGGGCCTTTTGGTAATAGGTCTGGCACCAGCAGCACATGGTGGCAACAGAACGGGTAGAATGTTTACAGGTGATTGTTCTGGTGATTGGTTGGTAAAAGCACTTTATGAGTACGGCTATGCAAATCAGCCGGTTAGTGTGAAAAAAGACGATGGTTTGCAGTTAAGGAACGCGTACATAACTGCAATAATAAGATGTGCACCACCAGCAAACAAACCCACTAAACAAGAGATTGAAAACTGTTCACTTTATTTATCTGAAGAGTTGAAGCTATTAAAAAATGTCAGGGTGGTACTGACGCTTGGGACGTTAGCATTCAAAACTTACATATCTATGTTTAACATAAAGGGATTGAAGTTTGTTCATGGTGCATTGTACGATCTAAACGACGTGAAACTTGTAGCATCTTATCATCCTAGTAGGCAGAACACACAAACTGGTAAGCTAAAATGGCATGAATGGGTAAGTGTTTTCACGAAGATCAGACAAATACTTTAG